The proteins below come from a single Rhizobium sp. BT04 genomic window:
- a CDS encoding MerR family transcriptional regulator has product MTLDKSPDAFRTISEVADDLDLPQHVLRFWETRFPQIKPMKRGGGRRYYRPEDVDLLKGIRHLLYDHGYTIKGVQKLLKTNGNKFVISVGHGDLASVEALASGVQEASAGEPRVGMADEDQIVGRAKPPITRRFFNFVAGEDEQEVSIGKSSVGKEDRALLQEALYDLLECKRLLDQVR; this is encoded by the coding sequence ATGACGTTGGACAAGAGCCCCGATGCCTTTCGCACCATCAGCGAAGTCGCAGACGATCTTGATCTGCCGCAGCATGTGCTGCGCTTCTGGGAGACGCGGTTTCCGCAGATAAAGCCGATGAAGCGCGGCGGCGGCCGTCGTTATTACCGGCCCGAGGATGTCGATCTCCTTAAGGGCATCCGGCATTTGCTCTATGATCACGGCTATACGATCAAGGGTGTGCAGAAGCTTCTGAAAACCAACGGCAACAAGTTCGTCATATCGGTCGGCCACGGCGATCTCGCCAGCGTCGAGGCGCTTGCGTCGGGCGTGCAGGAGGCGAGTGCCGGGGAACCGCGCGTCGGCATGGCTGACGAAGACCAGATCGTCGGCCGCGCTAAGCCGCCGATCACCCGCCGGTTCTTCAATTTCGTCGCGGGAGAAGACGAACAGGAAGTCTCGATCGGCAAGTCGAGCGTCGGCAAGGAAGACAGGGCATTGCTGCAGGAGGCGCTTTACGACCTGCTGGAATGCAAGCGTCTGCTCGATCAGGTGCGTTGA
- a CDS encoding response regulator yields MKDIFIVEDDALIAMLLEDMLADLGYRVCASAPDLERALATARDTEFDAAILDVSLAGQSSLPVAKLLDERGKPYIYATGYGTAPDGSSPSTLPVLQKPFQLSELEQAMKRLTEA; encoded by the coding sequence ATGAAAGACATATTCATCGTCGAAGACGACGCGCTGATTGCCATGCTGCTCGAGGACATGCTCGCTGATCTCGGCTACCGGGTCTGCGCCAGCGCGCCCGACCTGGAACGGGCGCTGGCGACCGCCAGAGACACGGAATTCGACGCTGCCATTCTCGACGTATCGCTCGCAGGGCAGAGTTCGCTGCCGGTCGCAAAACTGCTCGATGAACGCGGAAAACCTTATATCTACGCGACAGGATATGGCACCGCCCCGGACGGCAGCAGCCCAAGCACATTGCCCGTGCTGCAAAAACCCTTCCAGCTCAGCGAACTCGAACAGGCGATGAAGCGGCTTACCGAAGCCTGA
- a CDS encoding ATP-binding protein yields MDLLSATDWLRQRPAYTYPLAVAFVGLTFLFRLAASDYLSGFPFLSFLPAILLASFIGGAGPGLVAAVLAAFIVQQFFVEPHDVFWPMNAGQWVGLSTYVINAAIIIGLMEMIIIAHGRQSRLRGELNSFNTRLEQTVVQRTAELRHEMEENAAAQAQIRQLQKMETIGQLTGGVAHDFNNMLAIIIGNLDLAQRRLTGSEDPRLLHSIQNAKDGAQRAAVLTARLLAFSRQQPLAPEVIDLNKLVGGMSELLRRTLGEQIRIETVLAGGLWPSFADLSQLENAILNLAVNARDAMPGGGHLTIETANTELDERYSRMHSEVEAGQYVMVSMTDTGTGMSPDVIDRAFDPFYTTKGPGKGTGLGLSQVYGYIKQSGGHIKIYSEIDRGTTVKIYLPRHVGATDARLSAAGAQPLPQGSVNDTILVVEDDENVRIMTAESLHELGYTVLQAASGMEALLILEENREVDLIFTDIVMPQMSGRQLADIVQEKWPAIRILYTTGYTRNAIVHNGVLDHGVSLLAKPFSLEQLAHKIRELLNVPARMEDERT; encoded by the coding sequence ATGGATTTGCTGAGTGCCACGGATTGGCTGCGTCAAAGGCCAGCTTATACCTATCCGCTGGCCGTTGCCTTCGTTGGCCTGACGTTTCTTTTCAGGCTTGCCGCCAGCGATTATCTCTCCGGCTTTCCCTTTCTGAGCTTCCTTCCGGCAATATTGCTGGCGAGTTTCATCGGCGGCGCGGGGCCTGGCCTTGTCGCCGCGGTGCTTGCCGCTTTCATTGTCCAGCAGTTTTTCGTCGAGCCGCATGATGTCTTCTGGCCGATGAACGCCGGCCAATGGGTTGGTCTGTCGACCTATGTGATCAATGCGGCGATCATCATCGGCCTGATGGAGATGATCATCATCGCACATGGCCGGCAGAGCCGCCTTCGCGGTGAGCTCAACAGCTTCAACACGCGCCTCGAACAGACGGTGGTCCAGCGCACCGCCGAACTGAGGCACGAGATGGAAGAGAATGCCGCCGCTCAGGCGCAGATACGCCAGTTGCAGAAGATGGAGACGATCGGCCAGCTCACCGGCGGCGTCGCTCATGATTTCAACAATATGTTGGCGATCATCATCGGCAACCTCGACCTCGCCCAACGGCGCCTGACCGGAAGCGAGGATCCCCGCCTGCTGCACTCCATCCAGAATGCCAAGGACGGCGCGCAGCGGGCCGCGGTGTTGACCGCGCGCCTTCTCGCCTTCTCGCGCCAGCAGCCGCTCGCCCCTGAAGTGATCGACCTCAACAAGCTGGTCGGCGGCATGTCGGAGCTGCTGCGCCGTACGCTCGGCGAGCAGATCCGCATCGAGACCGTGCTGGCCGGCGGCCTCTGGCCGAGCTTTGCCGATCTGAGCCAGCTCGAGAATGCCATCCTGAACCTTGCCGTCAACGCCCGCGACGCCATGCCGGGCGGCGGACATCTGACGATCGAGACCGCCAATACCGAACTCGACGAGCGATATTCGCGCATGCATTCCGAGGTCGAGGCCGGCCAATATGTGATGGTCAGCATGACCGATACCGGCACCGGCATGTCGCCCGACGTGATCGACCGCGCCTTCGACCCGTTCTACACCACCAAGGGCCCCGGCAAAGGCACCGGTCTCGGCCTCAGCCAGGTTTACGGCTACATCAAGCAGAGCGGCGGCCACATCAAGATTTATTCAGAGATCGACAGAGGCACGACGGTGAAGATCTATCTTCCCCGTCATGTCGGCGCGACGGACGCCCGTTTGAGCGCCGCCGGCGCCCAGCCGCTTCCTCAGGGCAGCGTCAACGATACGATCCTGGTGGTGGAGGACGATGAGAACGTCCGCATCATGACCGCCGAAAGCTTGCATGAACTGGGTTACACCGTCTTGCAGGCGGCCAGCGGCATGGAGGCGCTTCTGATCCTGGAAGAAAATCGGGAAGTCGACCTGATCTTCACCGATATCGTCATGCCGCAAATGAGCGGGCGCCAGCTTGCCGATATCGTCCAGGAAAAATGGCCGGCGATCCGGATCCTTTACACGACGGGCTACACCCGCAATGCCATCGTCCACAATGGTGTGCTCGATCACGGCGTTTCGCTGCTGGCCAAGCCCTTCAGCTTGGAGCAGCTGGCGCACAAGATCCGCGAACTGCTGAACGTACCGGCGAGAATGGAAGATGAGCGGACGTGA
- a CDS encoding DUF1236 domain-containing protein: MRKIMLAAAAMLTISSAAFAQSTVIVTDPAATGSVVLPGEVRTYVMEQQTPSVVYEGDIAVGATLPDTVEVHTVPNIDGYGYTVVNERRVIVEPKTHRVIQVLE; this comes from the coding sequence ATGCGCAAGATCATGCTGGCCGCGGCCGCCATGCTGACCATCAGCTCCGCCGCCTTCGCGCAGAGCACCGTCATCGTCACCGATCCCGCAGCGACCGGCTCCGTCGTATTGCCCGGCGAGGTGCGGACCTATGTGATGGAGCAACAGACACCGTCCGTCGTTTATGAGGGCGATATCGCGGTCGGCGCGACGCTGCCCGACACCGTCGAAGTGCATACCGTACCCAATATCGACGGCTACGGTTATACCGTCGTCAATGAACGGCGCGTCATCGTCGAACCGAAGACGCATCGCGTGATCCAAGTCCTGGAATAG
- the bcsN gene encoding cellulose biosynthesis protein BcsN, with protein MGLRKTISLMAVVGMMAGCTSTGGVRQPSGPETVAPEKALVLPPPGGPSIVSVVEHKRGNGVEQTVSLFTSSSVPGQNFLKVQFFGASGANPGAGDAGFSTINESGIAREVARSAPGVPMATSATFLQNAYGPFGYASGRSRAGDSCIYAWQQIRSSAGANSQARNFGMIQLRLRLCDARANERQLLGIVYGYTITGTFDGAIWNPYGNPPPADAALGRTGAPVYPDEGGYRASAMPIGYEPAPAIVSRPRAVAVRNAPAPQPAAGAASLPAPIGPRVPLPGEAPQTSVKPAAAAERVEQSARAIGVTVPSPDCIGDTAMTAACRR; from the coding sequence ATGGGTTTGCGGAAGACGATATCGCTGATGGCCGTGGTGGGCATGATGGCCGGCTGCACGTCGACAGGCGGTGTGCGCCAGCCTTCCGGGCCGGAAACCGTGGCGCCTGAAAAGGCGCTGGTCCTGCCGCCGCCGGGCGGCCCGTCGATCGTCAGCGTCGTCGAGCACAAGCGTGGCAACGGCGTCGAGCAGACGGTATCGCTCTTTACCTCATCCTCCGTGCCCGGTCAGAATTTTCTGAAGGTCCAGTTCTTCGGCGCTTCCGGGGCCAATCCCGGGGCGGGCGATGCGGGCTTCAGCACGATCAACGAGAGCGGCATTGCCCGAGAGGTGGCTCGTTCGGCCCCCGGCGTGCCGATGGCGACCTCGGCGACCTTCCTGCAGAACGCTTACGGCCCGTTCGGTTACGCCTCCGGCCGCAGCCGTGCCGGCGACAGCTGCATCTATGCCTGGCAGCAGATCCGCTCGAGCGCCGGCGCCAACAGCCAGGCGCGCAATTTCGGCATGATCCAGCTACGCCTGCGTCTCTGCGACGCCAGGGCGAACGAGCGCCAGCTGCTCGGCATCGTCTACGGCTATACCATCACCGGCACCTTCGACGGCGCGATCTGGAATCCGTACGGCAATCCGCCGCCCGCCGACGCCGCACTCGGACGCACCGGTGCGCCGGTCTATCCCGACGAGGGCGGCTATCGCGCCAGCGCGATGCCGATCGGCTATGAGCCAGCGCCTGCCATTGTCAGCCGGCCGCGGGCAGTTGCGGTTCGCAACGCTCCGGCGCCGCAACCGGCTGCGGGCGCGGCATCGTTGCCGGCCCCCATCGGTCCGCGCGTACCGCTGCCGGGCGAGGCGCCGCAGACGAGCGTGAAGCCCGCTGCAGCAGCCGAGCGGGTCGAACAATCCGCAAGGGCCATCGGTGTCACCGTGCCGTCGCCGGACTGCATAGGCGACACGGCCATGACGGCCGCCTGCCGCAGATAG
- the bcsA gene encoding UDP-forming cellulose synthase catalytic subunit produces MRKARSVFIWAVVSLCMIVLITLPVNLQTQLITSITVVTVMALIKILKGEGTWRLVALAFGTSIVLRYVYWRTTNTLPPLNQPENFIPGLLLYLAEMYSVAMLALSLFIVATPLPPRPSRAANPGRLPHVDVFVPSYNEDAGLLGNTLAAAKAMDYPADKLHVWLLDDGGTLQKRNSGKLLEAQAAAARHLELKQLCQDLDVGYLTRDRNEHAKAGNLNNGMKHSTGELIAVFDADHAPARDFLLETVGYFEDDPKLFLVQTPHFFINPDPLERNLRTFDKMPSENEMFYGIIQRGLDKWNAAFFCGSAAVLSRKALESQNGFSGISITEDCETALALHGSGWNSIYVDKPLIAGLQPATFASFIGQRSRWAQGMMQILRFRFPLLKRGLSIPQRLCYMSSTLFWLFPFPRTIFLFAPLFYLFFDLEIFTASGGEFLAYTLAYMLVNLMMQNYLYGSFRWPWISELYEYVQTVHLLPAVVSVMLNPRKPTFKVTAKDESIAVSRLSEISRPFFVIFAVQIIALVITIYRIYAEPYKADVTLVVGGWNLINLIMAGCALGVVSERGERALSRRVRVNRRCEFGANGKWYAASIEDVSVHGARLHIFNKQLDEMLVGAVGEMRFRPYSGADLETLPLIVRNIEPSGDISNVGCQYVPKSALDHRLIADLMFANSDQWTEFQAARRRNPGLIRGTIWFLGLSLYQTSRGLIYFFRSMRPEREAQQRAAKVNAG; encoded by the coding sequence ATGCGCAAAGCCCGCAGTGTCTTCATATGGGCCGTGGTTTCGCTCTGCATGATCGTGCTGATCACGCTGCCGGTTAACTTGCAGACCCAGCTCATCACCAGCATCACTGTCGTGACGGTGATGGCGCTGATCAAGATATTGAAAGGCGAGGGAACCTGGCGCCTGGTGGCGCTCGCCTTCGGCACGTCGATCGTGCTGCGTTATGTCTATTGGCGCACCACCAATACACTGCCGCCTCTGAACCAGCCTGAGAATTTCATTCCCGGCCTGCTGCTCTACCTCGCCGAAATGTATAGCGTTGCGATGCTGGCGCTCAGCCTCTTCATCGTCGCCACGCCGCTGCCGCCGCGGCCTTCACGTGCCGCCAATCCCGGGCGTTTACCTCATGTCGATGTCTTCGTGCCGTCCTACAACGAGGATGCCGGCCTTCTCGGAAATACACTGGCTGCCGCCAAGGCCATGGATTATCCGGCCGACAAGCTGCATGTCTGGCTGCTCGACGACGGCGGCACCTTGCAGAAGCGTAATTCCGGCAAGCTGCTCGAAGCCCAGGCGGCAGCCGCCCGCCATCTCGAGCTGAAGCAACTCTGCCAGGACCTCGACGTTGGTTACCTCACGCGCGACCGCAACGAGCACGCCAAGGCCGGCAATCTCAACAACGGCATGAAACACTCGACCGGCGAACTCATCGCCGTCTTCGATGCCGACCACGCACCTGCCCGCGATTTCCTGCTCGAGACCGTCGGTTACTTCGAAGATGACCCGAAGCTTTTCCTCGTCCAGACGCCGCACTTCTTCATCAATCCCGATCCGCTGGAGCGCAACCTGCGCACCTTCGACAAGATGCCGAGCGAGAACGAAATGTTCTACGGCATCATCCAGCGCGGCCTCGACAAATGGAACGCCGCCTTCTTCTGCGGCTCGGCAGCGGTTTTGAGCCGCAAGGCGCTCGAATCCCAGAACGGCTTTTCCGGCATCAGCATCACCGAGGATTGCGAGACGGCGCTGGCGCTGCACGGCAGCGGCTGGAACAGCATCTATGTCGACAAGCCGCTGATCGCCGGCCTGCAGCCGGCCACCTTCGCAAGCTTCATCGGCCAGCGCAGCCGCTGGGCGCAGGGCATGATGCAGATCCTGCGCTTCCGCTTCCCGCTGCTGAAGCGCGGCCTGTCGATCCCGCAGCGCCTCTGCTACATGTCCTCCACGCTGTTCTGGCTCTTCCCGTTCCCGCGCACGATCTTCCTGTTTGCGCCGCTCTTCTATCTGTTCTTCGACCTGGAAATCTTCACCGCCTCCGGCGGCGAGTTCCTTGCCTATACGCTGGCCTATATGCTGGTGAACCTGATGATGCAGAACTACCTCTACGGGTCGTTCCGCTGGCCCTGGATTTCCGAGCTCTACGAATATGTCCAGACCGTGCATCTGCTGCCGGCTGTCGTCTCCGTCATGCTCAATCCGCGCAAGCCGACCTTCAAGGTCACCGCCAAGGACGAATCGATCGCCGTCAGCCGCCTGTCGGAGATCAGCCGTCCGTTCTTCGTCATCTTCGCGGTGCAGATCATCGCGCTGGTCATTACCATCTACAGGATCTACGCCGAGCCCTATAAGGCCGACGTCACGCTCGTCGTCGGCGGCTGGAACCTCATCAACCTGATCATGGCCGGCTGCGCGCTCGGCGTCGTCTCGGAGCGCGGCGAACGCGCCTTGTCGCGGCGCGTCCGCGTCAACCGGCGCTGTGAATTCGGCGCCAACGGCAAGTGGTACGCGGCCTCGATCGAAGACGTCTCGGTCCATGGCGCCAGGCTTCACATCTTCAACAAGCAGCTTGACGAGATGCTGGTCGGCGCCGTCGGCGAAATGCGCTTCCGGCCCTATAGCGGCGCCGATCTGGAAACCCTGCCGCTCATCGTCCGCAATATCGAGCCATCGGGCGACATCTCCAATGTCGGCTGCCAATACGTGCCGAAAAGCGCGCTCGACCATCGCCTGATCGCCGACCTGATGTTTGCCAATTCCGACCAGTGGACCGAGTTTCAGGCCGCGCGTCGCCGCAATCCGGGCCTGATCCGCGGCACGATCTGGTTCCTCGGCCTGTCGCTCTACCAGACCAGCCGTGGCCTCATTTATTTCTTCCGCAGTATGCGGCCGGAGCGGGAAGCCCAGCAGCGGGCGGCAAAGGTCAACGCCGGATGA
- a CDS encoding cellulose biosynthesis cyclic di-GMP-binding regulatory protein BcsB, whose product MKRIVAASLLLLNASGFAQAQTAPFDMSGERPPGVSVTPRLTPPTPPAAPAPAPVTPPVSVIPAPATPAAPAPAPVPPAIAVQPQPAAPVLQPAAVANAAAPPHSGDVRRYVVPFSKLGLAGEYDRRSWSVYLTPEQAAAKASFTFAYQNAIVVAPEASALTVYLNNRPIGQQRIGSPDGPSAVTFAVPPGLLQPGANLVTFEAAQRHRTDCSIQSTYELWSNIDPAGTYLSFAGTDAALLAGADAIRAIGVDGAGKTEFDIVVPALEQPGTTRPLLRLAQGLSVLSSMPNQIFAFSTNSLPAAGPGKLSVLVGTAAELRPLFPGLPPGAESAALAAFVTDPRSGSPVLLISGPSWPAVSSAIDTIVSPTDRSSDVRRDVLTTERWSAPNAPLVFSDTNIALSQLGVKTTEFSGRRLRTSFNIAVPADFYANAYGEAKVLLDAAYTDNVLPGSHIDIYVNDNIASTVPITTTSGGILRHLPIRVTMRHFKPGLNTVAIEAILMTKDDAACAPGATAGATPRFALFDTSELHIPDFARVGQRPNLAAMAGTAYPYGRATEPTPLFIDRIDADTLSAAATLLGQMAITAGHPIAVETVASPNMIGDRDAIFIGSISQMPATALSQTNIATASQASWRPVTDAQAAVVDTGTAFEEWNSKVSGGVLRSRITAFREWVSRNFDISRSSLQFVPGAEEIFTPPNAATLLVAQGSSPAGTGSWTVVAAPSAKDLREGLEVLTAQLNWPQISGHITTYSGKTGKIEAVPVTRFDFVPSMPWSIANYRLIAANWLSTNILSYAFLLVVFVLLIGVTTSTMLKRLGRSK is encoded by the coding sequence ATGAAAAGGATCGTCGCTGCCTCGCTTCTCCTGCTGAATGCCTCCGGCTTCGCCCAGGCGCAGACGGCGCCCTTCGACATGTCCGGCGAGCGGCCGCCCGGGGTATCCGTGACCCCGAGATTGACGCCGCCCACGCCGCCGGCAGCGCCGGCACCGGCTCCCGTCACGCCTCCGGTTTCCGTCATACCCGCACCTGCAACTCCGGCCGCTCCGGCTCCCGCACCCGTTCCTCCGGCGATCGCCGTCCAGCCGCAGCCGGCGGCGCCTGTACTCCAGCCAGCCGCGGTGGCAAATGCGGCTGCGCCGCCGCACTCCGGCGATGTCCGCCGCTATGTCGTGCCCTTTTCGAAACTGGGTCTCGCCGGCGAATATGATCGCCGGTCATGGTCGGTCTATCTGACGCCGGAACAGGCGGCGGCCAAGGCAAGCTTCACCTTCGCCTACCAGAATGCGATCGTCGTCGCACCTGAGGCCTCGGCGCTGACCGTCTATCTCAACAACCGCCCGATCGGCCAGCAGCGCATCGGTTCGCCGGATGGCCCGTCGGCCGTCACCTTCGCGGTGCCGCCCGGTCTGCTGCAACCCGGCGCCAATCTCGTCACCTTCGAAGCCGCCCAGCGCCACCGCACCGATTGCAGCATCCAGTCCACCTATGAATTGTGGTCGAATATCGATCCGGCCGGAACCTATCTGAGTTTCGCCGGCACCGACGCCGCACTACTGGCGGGCGCCGATGCGATCCGCGCCATCGGCGTCGACGGCGCCGGCAAGACCGAGTTCGACATCGTTGTCCCGGCGCTGGAGCAGCCGGGAACCACCAGGCCGCTGCTTCGGCTGGCGCAGGGCCTGTCGGTGCTGAGCAGCATGCCGAACCAGATCTTTGCCTTCAGCACCAATTCGCTTCCGGCTGCCGGGCCCGGAAAGCTCAGCGTGCTCGTTGGTACCGCGGCGGAGCTGCGGCCGCTCTTTCCCGGCCTGCCGCCCGGCGCCGAAAGCGCAGCACTCGCCGCTTTCGTCACCGATCCGCGCAGCGGCTCGCCGGTGCTTCTGATCAGCGGGCCCTCCTGGCCGGCGGTCTCCTCGGCGATCGATACCATCGTCTCGCCGACGGACAGGTCGTCGGATGTCCGCCGCGACGTGCTGACCACCGAGCGCTGGAGCGCGCCGAACGCGCCGCTGGTCTTTTCCGATACGAACATCGCTTTGTCGCAGCTTGGCGTGAAGACCACCGAATTCTCCGGCCGGCGGTTGCGGACCAGCTTCAATATCGCCGTGCCGGCTGACTTTTATGCCAATGCCTATGGCGAGGCGAAGGTGCTGCTCGACGCGGCCTATACCGATAACGTGCTGCCCGGTAGCCACATCGATATCTACGTCAACGACAATATTGCCTCCACCGTGCCGATCACCACGACGTCAGGCGGCATTCTCCGCCATCTGCCGATCCGCGTGACGATGCGCCACTTCAAGCCGGGTCTTAACACGGTGGCGATCGAGGCGATCCTGATGACCAAGGACGATGCGGCTTGCGCGCCGGGCGCAACCGCCGGCGCGACACCGCGCTTTGCCCTGTTCGATACTTCTGAGCTGCATATTCCGGATTTCGCCCGCGTCGGTCAGCGTCCGAATTTGGCCGCCATGGCCGGCACCGCCTATCCCTATGGACGGGCCACGGAGCCGACGCCGCTCTTCATCGACCGCATCGACGCCGACACGCTTTCGGCCGCCGCAACCCTGCTTGGCCAGATGGCGATCACCGCCGGCCATCCGATCGCCGTCGAAACCGTCGCCTCGCCGAATATGATCGGCGATCGCGATGCCATCTTCATCGGCTCCATCTCGCAGATGCCGGCAACGGCGCTGTCGCAGACCAATATCGCCACGGCGAGCCAGGCCTCCTGGCGTCCCGTGACGGATGCGCAGGCGGCTGTCGTCGATACCGGTACGGCTTTCGAGGAGTGGAATTCCAAGGTCAGCGGCGGTGTGTTGCGCAGTCGGATCACGGCTTTCCGCGAGTGGGTGTCGCGTAATTTCGATATCTCCCGCAGTTCGCTGCAGTTCGTGCCCGGCGCCGAGGAGATCTTTACGCCGCCCAACGCCGCCACGCTGCTGGTTGCCCAGGGCTCCAGCCCTGCGGGAACGGGCTCATGGACGGTGGTGGCGGCGCCGTCGGCGAAGGATCTGCGTGAAGGGCTCGAGGTTCTGACCGCGCAGCTGAACTGGCCGCAGATATCGGGCCACATCACCACCTATTCGGGCAAGACCGGCAAGATCGAGGCGGTGCCCGTCACCCGTTTCGATTTCGTGCCGTCCATGCCCTGGTCGATCGCCAACTACCGCCTGATCGCCGCCAACTGGCTGTCGACGAACATCCTCTCCTATGCCTTCCTGCTGGTCGTCTTCGTGCTTTTGATCGGGGTCACCACATCGACGATGCTCAAAAGGCTGGGCCGGTCGAAATGA
- a CDS encoding glycosyl hydrolase family 8 codes for MRRLRALLLAATVAFAPTGEPAVAQQAMINAAAWSAYKAKFLDATGRIVDNGNGNISHSEGQGYGLLLAYLAASPADFEQIWYFTRTELLLRDDGLAVWKWDPNVRPHVADTNNATDGDMLIAYALALAGTAWKRDDYILAASRMAQALLAETVASSEGRTLLLPGTEGFTGSDRDDGPVVNPSYWIYEAIPVMSALAPSDAWKKLSADGVELLSRMQFGPRKLPAEWVSLRDKPRPAKGFDAEFSYNAIRIPLYLARGGITDKALLVRLQKGMSQDGVPATIDLTTGRPKTILSDPGYRIVNDVVACVVDGTKLPSSALQFAPALYYPSTLQLLGLAYIGEKHPECL; via the coding sequence ATGAGGCGGTTGCGCGCACTCCTGCTGGCGGCAACGGTCGCGTTTGCCCCGACGGGCGAGCCCGCCGTCGCGCAGCAGGCGATGATCAATGCCGCTGCATGGTCGGCCTACAAGGCGAAGTTTCTCGATGCGACCGGCCGCATCGTCGATAACGGCAACGGCAATATCAGCCACAGCGAAGGGCAGGGCTATGGTCTGCTGCTCGCCTATCTCGCAGCAAGCCCGGCTGATTTCGAGCAGATCTGGTATTTTACCCGCACCGAGCTGCTGCTGCGCGACGATGGCCTGGCCGTTTGGAAATGGGATCCGAACGTCAGGCCGCACGTCGCCGATACCAACAATGCCACCGATGGCGACATGTTGATCGCTTATGCGCTGGCGCTTGCCGGCACGGCGTGGAAACGCGACGACTATATCCTCGCCGCCTCCCGCATGGCGCAGGCTCTGCTTGCCGAAACTGTCGCCAGTTCGGAGGGCCGCACCTTGCTGTTGCCGGGAACCGAAGGTTTTACCGGCAGCGACCGTGATGACGGTCCCGTCGTCAATCCGTCCTACTGGATTTACGAGGCGATCCCGGTCATGTCGGCGCTCGCTCCGTCGGATGCCTGGAAAAAACTCTCGGCTGACGGCGTGGAGCTGTTGAGCAGGATGCAGTTCGGCCCGCGCAAGCTTCCTGCCGAATGGGTGAGCCTGCGTGACAAGCCGCGGCCGGCAAAGGGGTTCGACGCCGAATTCTCATATAACGCCATCCGCATCCCGCTCTATCTCGCGCGTGGCGGCATCACCGACAAGGCGCTGCTCGTCCGCCTGCAAAAGGGGATGTCGCAAGACGGCGTGCCCGCCACCATCGATCTGACCACCGGCCGGCCGAAGACCATCCTGTCGGACCCCGGTTATCGAATTGTTAACGATGTTGTGGCCTGTGTTGTCGACGGGACCAAGCTGCCGAGCTCGGCCCTGCAATTTGCGCCCGCGCTCTATTATCCGTCCACGCTTCAACTGCTGGGGCTGGCTTATATCGGGGAGAAGCATCCGGAGTGTCTGTGA